The DNA segment GATCGAGTCATTGTGATGAATAATGGGAAAAAAATACTCGATGGTGAAAAAACTTCAGTGATGAAACAATTAGGTGGCATTCATGGCTAAAGAAAAAATTGAACAACTCAAACAACGCGGACGGGAGATATATAAAAAAGCTCATAAAGAGTCTAAAAAAGGGTATATTAAAGGCGCACGTTTTTATCGAGAAGTGAAAAGTTCTCCTTTTTTTGATGATCATAATTACTTGCCTAAAACACCATTGAATGACGATGATTATGAGTATATGAACAGTTTGAGTGCAGCTGTTATGCAGATGCGTCCACACAAGTTACATTGGGTTTTGGTGGCATTTTTATTCACCATTACACTTTTTATTATTTGGGCCTCTTTTGCAAAAATTGATGAAATTTCACGAGGGAGTGGCAAGGTTGTACCAAGTGGACAAAATCAAATAATTCAAAACCTTGAAGGGGGTATTGTTTCTGATATTTTAGTGCGAGAAGGTGATTTTGTAAAAAAAGACCAAGTTTTAATACGAATCAGTAATGAAAAATCAGCGTCAACAATGGAATCAAGTCGTTTAAAAGCTTACTTTTTAAAAGCGCAAATTTTAAGATTGCAAGCGGAGTTAAATCAAGTTCCATTTGAATATGAGCAAACCAATGATGAACAGATGAATCTCTTTTTGGATAATGAAAAAAAGATGTATGAACAAAATGAACGACAACTCGAGTCCCAAGTACAGGTTTTAAGAGAGCAATTAAACCAAAAAAAAAGTACACTACAAGATTCTATTCAAGCAGAAGAACACTTGAAAATTTCTCTTTCTATGATTTCAAAAGAGGTTGAGATGACAGAGCCTATGGTAAAACGGGGAATTCGTTCACAAGTTGATTTTTTGAAATTGCAAAGAGAAGAGAATGATGCAAAATTGAAGCATCACAGTGCGAGTCTAGCCATAGAAAAGACACGCTCTGAAATCAAAGAAATTGAGAGTAAAATTTCTGAGATTTATGAAGGAAACAAAGTAAAAGTGCGTGAACAGCTTAATGAAAATATCAGTGAGTTAAAAGAGTTAGAGGCAAGTTCAGTGGCATTTAAAGATCAAGTCAAACGTACAACGGTGATGTCCCCTTCAAATGGTATTGTTCAAAAACTGCATATCAATACCATTGGAGGATCGATTAAACCAGCACAAGATTTGATTGAAATTGTACCCACAGATTATAATTTGATTGTAGAAGTGAAAATTTTGCCTTCAGATATTGCATTTATCTATCAAGGTCAAAAAGCGATTGTGAAATTTTCTGCTTATGATTTCTCCATTTTTGGTGGTTTGGATGGGCATGTGGTGAATATCAGTCCGGATACGATTACAGAAAAAGATGAAAAAACATACTATTTGGTTCGTATTCAAACTGAAAAAAACTATTTAGGAACTGAAAAAAAACCAATGAAAATCATTCCAGGTATGGTCGCTGATGTTGATATTATCACAGGGAAAAAGTCAATTTTGGACTATATCTTAAAACCTATTTTAAAAACAAAGCAGTATACCTTTACGGAGAGATAAGATGAAACAGGTTCTATTTAGTAATGACATGGCTTTATTGCAACGTTGGGAATCAATATTAAATAACAAAGATACGCAACTTTTAGATGATTTCAATGAACTTTTCGATCTCAAAGACTCGGTTGTTATTTTTAACAGTGATGCGTGTGAAAATAAGTCTGAAGTGCTGATTGATGTGCTTGTTAAACATAATAATAAGATATTGATTTTGGACAGAGTTCCTGATTATTTTAAAGTTCAAAAATGGCTCGCAAAAGGAATTAAAGGGTATGGAAATGTCATTATGTCCAGTTCATACCTTCTCTCTGCTGTGGATGCTATCAGCGAAGATTTGATTTGGTTAATTCCTGATATTACTACACAATTTGTTAAAAATT comes from the Candidatus Marinarcus aquaticus genome and includes:
- a CDS encoding HlyD family type I secretion periplasmic adaptor subunit; amino-acid sequence: MAKEKIEQLKQRGREIYKKAHKESKKGYIKGARFYREVKSSPFFDDHNYLPKTPLNDDDYEYMNSLSAAVMQMRPHKLHWVLVAFLFTITLFIIWASFAKIDEISRGSGKVVPSGQNQIIQNLEGGIVSDILVREGDFVKKDQVLIRISNEKSASTMESSRLKAYFLKAQILRLQAELNQVPFEYEQTNDEQMNLFLDNEKKMYEQNERQLESQVQVLREQLNQKKSTLQDSIQAEEHLKISLSMISKEVEMTEPMVKRGIRSQVDFLKLQREENDAKLKHHSASLAIEKTRSEIKEIESKISEIYEGNKVKVREQLNENISELKELEASSVAFKDQVKRTTVMSPSNGIVQKLHINTIGGSIKPAQDLIEIVPTDYNLIVEVKILPSDIAFIYQGQKAIVKFSAYDFSIFGGLDGHVVNISPDTITEKDEKTYYLVRIQTEKNYLGTEKKPMKIIPGMVADVDIITGKKSILDYILKPILKTKQYTFTER
- a CDS encoding response regulator transcription factor is translated as MKQVLFSNDMALLQRWESILNNKDTQLLDDFNELFDLKDSVVIFNSDACENKSEVLIDVLVKHNNKILILDRVPDYFKVQKWLAKGIKGYGNVIMSSSYLLSAVDAISEDLIWLIPDITTQFVKNFVGHEEPKSHENMLLDELTKKEREIALLLKEGYTNTDIAMSLNISINTVKTHVKNIYKKFQVKDRIAFSMLFK